The following proteins are co-located in the Pedobacter frigiditerrae genome:
- a CDS encoding LacI family DNA-binding transcriptional regulator: protein MFEPVTIKDIAKALGLSTSTVSRALRDTHEISAATKKIVLAYAKEINYQPNPIALSLKERRSKSIGVVVSEVANSYFSQAINGIESIAYDRGYHVILTQTHESFDREVINVQHLASRSVDGLLVSLSSQTQDISHLTSLHERGLPIVFFDRVADEIETHKVIANNEKGAFEATNHLIKSGYKRIAHLTSSTQLSISIERLKGYENALKANNIELNPAYIKHCPHGGMIYEEMENAIKELMALPEKPDAIFVAGDRLSTGCLSVFKNLRIAVPEDMAIAGFSNSDVLDLFNPSLTSVRQPAFEIGKLATQMLLQLIEAKYPVEEFEKKVLETDLFVRNS, encoded by the coding sequence ATGTTTGAGCCCGTAACCATAAAAGATATTGCAAAAGCTTTAGGCCTCTCCACCTCAACGGTTTCTAGAGCGTTAAGAGATACCCATGAAATAAGCGCTGCCACCAAGAAAATAGTACTCGCTTATGCAAAGGAAATCAACTATCAACCAAATCCTATTGCATTAAGCTTAAAGGAACGTCGCAGCAAATCTATAGGTGTAGTGGTTAGCGAGGTGGCTAATAGTTATTTTTCTCAAGCAATTAATGGAATTGAATCTATCGCTTATGATAGAGGTTACCATGTTATCCTCACTCAAACACATGAATCTTTTGACCGTGAGGTAATTAATGTTCAGCATTTGGCTTCTAGATCTGTCGATGGCTTATTAGTATCATTATCTTCTCAAACGCAAGACATATCACATCTTACTTCATTACATGAAAGAGGTTTGCCAATTGTATTTTTTGATCGCGTTGCTGATGAAATTGAAACCCATAAAGTAATTGCTAATAACGAAAAAGGGGCTTTTGAAGCTACAAATCATCTCATAAAATCTGGATATAAACGTATTGCCCACTTAACAAGTTCTACACAACTATCCATAAGCATTGAGCGCTTAAAAGGATATGAAAATGCCCTCAAAGCAAATAACATTGAGCTTAATCCTGCCTATATTAAACATTGTCCGCATGGCGGAATGATTTATGAAGAAATGGAAAATGCAATTAAAGAATTAATGGCCTTACCTGAAAAACCAGATGCGATATTTGTAGCTGGCGATCGTTTAAGTACAGGTTGTTTAAGCGTATTTAAAAATTTAAGAATTGCTGTACCGGAAGACATGGCTATTGCAGGTTTTAGTAACTCAGATGTGCTCGACTTGTTTAATCCATCCCTTACTTCTGTTCGCCAGCCAGCATTTGAAATAGGGAAATTGGCTACTCAGATGTTATTACAACTTATCGAAGCCAAATATCCCGTAGAAGAATTCGAGAAGAAAGTATTAGAAACAGATTTGTTTGTAAGAAACAGCTAA
- a CDS encoding energy transducer TonB — MFNNSSNLYGSEWLALVFQNRNKNYGAYALRTESSNIMVKALLIVVPVFVLLFVGPLIYAQMQPEVPIITHRTVEVQDVEPIHDMKKEEPKKEEPKQEEPAPQEPVKTKAFLAPVVVAEPIDDTPPPTSVELQTAVIGSTSSEGKDGAGNANPAPSSGGGGGTATNGESDTKVYETSGVEKFPEFPGGMAAWAKFIQKNLRYPYAAQENEVQGKVYISFVIEKDGTLSDVKLVRGIGYGCDDEAMRVIKKSPKWEPGKQNNNNVRVRYNMPINYTISN, encoded by the coding sequence ATGTTTAACAATTCATCAAATTTATACGGCAGTGAGTGGCTTGCTCTCGTATTCCAAAACAGAAACAAAAATTATGGTGCTTACGCATTAAGAACAGAGTCTTCTAACATTATGGTAAAGGCGCTATTGATTGTAGTACCTGTATTCGTTTTGCTTTTTGTTGGACCATTGATTTATGCGCAAATGCAACCAGAAGTGCCAATAATTACTCATCGAACTGTGGAAGTGCAAGATGTTGAACCAATTCATGATATGAAAAAGGAAGAGCCTAAAAAAGAGGAGCCTAAACAAGAAGAACCTGCGCCACAAGAACCAGTAAAAACAAAAGCTTTTTTAGCTCCTGTTGTTGTAGCTGAACCAATTGATGATACGCCCCCACCAACAAGTGTTGAATTGCAAACAGCAGTTATTGGCAGCACTAGCTCAGAAGGAAAGGATGGGGCTGGTAATGCTAATCCAGCACCCAGTAGTGGTGGCGGAGGTGGTACGGCAACAAATGGAGAAAGTGACACTAAAGTATATGAGACTTCAGGGGTTGAGAAATTTCCTGAATTTCCAGGAGGAATGGCTGCCTGGGCAAAATTTATTCAGAAAAATTTAAGATATCCTTATGCTGCTCAAGAAAATGAAGTGCAAGGTAAAGTTTATATCAGCTTTGTAATTGAAAAAGATGGGACTTTATCTGATGTGAAATTAGTACGTGGTATTGGTTATGGTTGTGATGATGAAGCCATGAGGGTTATCAAAAAATCTCCAAAATGGGAACCTGGCAAACAGAACAATAACAATGTAAGGGTTCGCTATAATATGCCAATTAATTATACTATTTCTAATTAA
- a CDS encoding DUF4142 domain-containing protein, with protein MKKLGFLSMIVIAAFAFQGCGSDTKDSKETADSLNETKDTTTNANATGGIAVDENDAQFTTDAAANGMAEVEFSKLALTKTANAEIKAFADMMVTDHGKANADLMTIASAKNITLPTALDEKHQKKYDDLAKLSGKDFDKEYVNAMVDGHEKTWDLLDKESKDGKDADLKAFATKTAPIVKGHLDLIKKIKDGLK; from the coding sequence ATGAAAAAATTAGGATTTTTAAGTATGATCGTTATCGCTGCATTTGCTTTTCAAGGCTGTGGCAGTGATACAAAGGATTCAAAAGAAACTGCAGACAGTTTAAATGAAACCAAAGATACCACTACAAATGCAAATGCAACGGGCGGCATAGCTGTTGACGAAAATGACGCTCAATTTACTACCGATGCTGCTGCTAACGGAATGGCAGAAGTTGAATTCAGCAAGTTGGCATTAACAAAAACAGCAAATGCTGAAATTAAAGCATTCGCTGACATGATGGTAACTGACCATGGTAAAGCAAATGCTGATTTGATGACAATCGCATCTGCTAAAAACATTACCCTACCCACTGCGTTAGATGAGAAGCATCAGAAAAAATATGATGACCTTGCTAAGTTGAGCGGGAAAGATTTCGATAAGGAATATGTAAACGCAATGGTAGATGGTCATGAGAAAACTTGGGATTTATTAGATAAAGAGTCAAAAGATGGTAAGGATGCGGATTTAAAAGCTTTTGCCACTAAAACAGCACCTATCGTTAAAGGGCACCTAGACCTGATTAAAAAAATAAAAGACGGCTTAAAATAA
- a CDS encoding nuclear transport factor 2 family protein gives MKKISILLLLITTCFMAQAQTKDETNVLTAVENMRLALISGERAALQNVAAEDLSYGHSSGKLQNKTEFVEAIANGSSDFVSVEYKNQTVKVTGKTALVRHELHAKTNDGGKPGEVHLGILLVWQKQGREWKLLGRQAYKLIEVK, from the coding sequence ATGAAAAAAATAAGCATCCTATTATTATTAATTACTACCTGTTTTATGGCTCAAGCTCAAACTAAAGATGAAACCAATGTTTTAACTGCTGTAGAAAATATGCGTTTAGCGTTAATTAGTGGCGAGAGAGCTGCTTTGCAAAACGTTGCAGCAGAAGATTTAAGTTACGGACACTCTAGTGGTAAATTGCAAAATAAAACCGAGTTTGTAGAGGCCATCGCTAATGGTTCATCGGATTTTGTAAGTGTTGAATATAAAAACCAAACTGTTAAAGTTACTGGGAAAACTGCTTTGGTTCGTCATGAGCTTCATGCGAAAACAAATGATGGGGGTAAGCCAGGAGAAGTACATTTAGGAATTTTGCTGGTTTGGCAAAAACAAGGAAGAGAATGGAAGCTGTTAGGTAGGCAAGCATACAAATTGATAGAGGTTAAATAA
- a CDS encoding glutamine synthetase III, which translates to MKSLRTIALKEAQNRISPEVQAPSSKISDFYGSNVFDKKKMRDFLSKEVYEKLISTIGQGELINADDANQIASAMKTWAMAKGATHYTHWFQPLTGSTAEKHDSFFEPSGDGAIEKFAGSALVQQEPDASSFPNGGIRNTFEARGYTAWDPSSPAFIMESKAGKTLCIPTVFISYTGESLDYKAPLLKALAAMDKAAVDVCQYFDKSITKVNASLGIEQEYFLVDLALFNARPDLVMTGRTLFGHMSAKGQQLEDHYFGSIPERVFAYMVDFENEALKLGIPLKTRHNEVAPSQFECAPIYEEINLAIDHNQLLMDLMEKVARRHNFKVLLHEKPYAGINGSGKHNNWSLITDTGKNLLAPGKTPKNNLMFLTFFVNTVKAVYEHADLLRASITSVSNDHRLGANEAPPAIISIFLGQQLDEILDEIEHSRISKKTKEDNGLWLGIPKIPQITLDNTDRNRTSPFAFTGNKFELRAVGSSANSSAPMTVLNAIVADQLTKFKVDVDKLIKKGDKKDVALLTVIKRYIKESKDIRFEGNGYSQEWADEAAKRGLSNIKTTPKALDAYVSDKSTELFTKTNIFSKRELHARHEILLESFFRKLQIEARVMGEVTNSQILPAAIAYQNILIENAKGLKDLGLSKEAIATPLAIINTLSEHIGIVKTNIDAMLEERKKTNAIEDSRDKAIGYDEKVKVYFDTIRYHVDKLEQIVDDSVWPLPKFRELLFLK; encoded by the coding sequence ATGAAAAGTCTAAGAACAATTGCTCTAAAAGAGGCGCAAAATAGAATTTCACCAGAAGTTCAAGCACCCTCATCAAAAATTTCTGATTTTTACGGTTCGAATGTTTTTGATAAGAAAAAGATGAGAGACTTCTTGTCTAAAGAAGTTTATGAAAAGCTAATCTCTACTATTGGTCAAGGTGAATTAATTAATGCTGACGATGCTAACCAAATCGCATCAGCTATGAAAACTTGGGCAATGGCTAAAGGTGCTACTCACTATACGCACTGGTTTCAACCATTAACCGGTTCTACAGCAGAGAAACATGATTCATTTTTTGAGCCTAGTGGCGATGGAGCAATTGAAAAATTTGCTGGAAGTGCATTAGTTCAACAAGAACCAGATGCTTCTAGTTTCCCTAACGGAGGTATTCGTAATACTTTCGAAGCTCGTGGTTACACTGCTTGGGATCCTTCTTCTCCAGCATTTATCATGGAAAGCAAAGCTGGTAAAACACTTTGTATTCCAACTGTATTTATTTCATATACAGGAGAATCTTTAGATTATAAAGCACCTTTATTAAAAGCATTAGCGGCAATGGACAAAGCTGCTGTTGATGTTTGTCAATATTTCGATAAAAGCATCACTAAAGTAAATGCTTCTTTAGGTATTGAACAAGAATATTTCTTAGTAGACCTTGCTTTGTTTAATGCTCGTCCAGATTTAGTAATGACTGGCCGTACTTTATTCGGACACATGTCTGCTAAAGGACAACAATTAGAAGACCACTATTTCGGTTCTATCCCTGAGCGTGTATTTGCTTATATGGTAGATTTCGAAAACGAAGCTTTAAAATTAGGTATTCCTTTAAAAACTCGTCACAACGAGGTTGCTCCTTCTCAATTTGAATGTGCTCCTATTTACGAAGAAATCAACTTAGCTATTGACCACAATCAATTATTGATGGATTTAATGGAAAAAGTTGCTCGTCGTCATAACTTCAAAGTATTATTACATGAGAAACCATACGCAGGTATTAATGGTTCTGGTAAGCACAACAACTGGTCTCTAATCACTGATACTGGTAAAAACCTATTAGCACCAGGCAAAACGCCTAAAAACAACTTAATGTTCTTAACATTCTTCGTAAATACAGTTAAAGCTGTTTATGAGCATGCGGATTTATTAAGAGCAAGTATTACTTCAGTAAGCAACGATCACCGTTTAGGTGCTAACGAAGCCCCACCAGCAATCATCTCTATCTTCTTAGGTCAGCAATTAGATGAGATTTTAGATGAAATCGAGCACTCTCGTATCAGCAAAAAAACTAAAGAAGATAATGGTTTATGGTTAGGTATTCCTAAAATCCCTCAAATTACTTTAGATAATACAGATCGTAACCGTACTTCTCCATTCGCATTTACAGGTAACAAATTCGAATTAAGAGCAGTAGGTTCATCAGCTAACTCTTCTGCACCAATGACTGTTTTAAATGCAATCGTTGCAGACCAGTTAACTAAATTTAAAGTAGACGTAGATAAATTGATTAAAAAAGGCGATAAAAAAGACGTTGCCTTATTAACAGTTATCAAAAGATACATTAAAGAATCTAAAGATATTCGTTTCGAAGGAAATGGTTATAGCCAAGAGTGGGCTGATGAAGCTGCTAAACGTGGTTTATCAAACATCAAAACTACTCCAAAAGCTCTAGATGCTTACGTAAGCGATAAATCTACTGAGTTGTTTACTAAAACTAACATCTTCAGCAAACGTGAATTACACGCTCGTCATGAGATTTTATTAGAAAGTTTCTTCAGAAAATTACAAATCGAGGCTCGTGTAATGGGCGAAGTGACCAATAGTCAAATTTTACCAGCTGCAATTGCTTATCAAAACATTTTGATTGAGAATGCAAAAGGATTAAAAGACCTTGGTTTAAGCAAAGAAGCTATTGCTACTCCACTTGCAATCATCAACACGCTTTCTGAGCATATTGGCATTGTTAAAACTAATATCGATGCGATGTTAGAAGAACGCAAAAAAACCAATGCAATTGAAGACAGCCGTGATAAAGCAATTGGTTACGATGAAAAAGTTAAAGTTTACTTTGACACCATCCGTTACCACGTTGATAAATTAGAGCAAATTGTTGACGATAGCGTTTGGCCATTGCCTAAATTCAGAGAGTTATTATTCTTAAAATAA
- a CDS encoding TonB-dependent receptor: MNKLFTQILSVITISIFLFGNVQAQTKNGIISGVVKTSDGKPAPYVNVGLLNTNKASQTDENGNFIIKNVSAGNYTLKISAIGTIAQEKQVSVTSGQTTTVDFAIAESSSKLKEVAVNGYRTPNSKPVNLGKTNIPTKDLPQSAQIITSQVIADQQADRLGDVMKNVNGVALGANRGSVGENFYARGYSLGSNNTFKNGSRTSIGGSPEASTLESVEVLKGSAALLYGGVTGGAVINMVTKKPQFEYGGQVSMRTGSYDQYKPMVDVYGPISQKLAFRAISTYEKAGSFRDNVKSNRVYVNPSLLYKISDKTDVLLQGDYLKSDYTPDFGVGSFGSKIIDFGRNKFLNTPWAYNNTNTITSQLNVNHKFNDDWKMNVISSFQSYGRDYFGAERPAANAAGVVARNLTRAKTQEYTYNQQINLTGIFNTGKIKHTVLIGLDADQSRVTSNGFNYGKNANGTAITTYNYGNVNLLDPNTYYGSGLMPTTFNISETLTPVYRYGAFVQDLIEITNKFKVLAGIRYTDQKNAPTRTTVFETGAVTRAATKIEDAFSPKFALIYQPLQSTSLYVSYANNFIANSGTDIFLAALPPSIVDDYEFGIKNDLFGGRLTANLAVYRKVNSNIAQTAEFDAQGNINSNSNIKQLNGTTKSDGLEADLTGTILPGLNFIAGYSYNFMRYTNTALITTNIVPAPTPANPNATTTVVLSGMLEDVRLVGTTKHTGNATLFYTVQEGKAKGLKLGTSVFYTGKRNGGWNDNKAATTLRLIPLDAFTTVDFSAGYSWRSLSLLAKVSNITNALNYYVHENYSVNPIAPRQFVTTLAYKFK; encoded by the coding sequence ATGAATAAATTATTTACTCAGATCCTTAGTGTCATCACTATTTCCATATTCCTGTTTGGGAATGTGCAGGCCCAAACAAAAAACGGCATCATATCAGGTGTTGTTAAAACCAGCGATGGCAAACCGGCTCCATACGTAAACGTAGGTTTATTGAACACAAATAAAGCAAGCCAAACAGACGAAAATGGAAATTTCATTATCAAAAATGTTAGTGCAGGCAACTACACCTTAAAAATTTCTGCAATTGGAACAATTGCACAAGAGAAACAAGTTTCGGTGACAAGTGGTCAAACTACAACTGTAGATTTTGCCATTGCAGAATCATCTTCAAAACTTAAAGAAGTTGCGGTAAATGGTTATAGAACACCAAATTCAAAACCTGTTAACTTAGGTAAAACCAATATACCAACTAAAGACTTACCTCAATCTGCGCAAATCATCACAAGTCAAGTTATTGCAGATCAACAAGCTGATCGCTTGGGAGATGTAATGAAAAATGTTAATGGTGTAGCATTAGGTGCAAATCGTGGTAGTGTGGGAGAGAATTTTTATGCTCGTGGTTACAGCTTAGGAAGCAATAACACTTTTAAAAATGGAAGTCGTACTTCTATTGGAGGAAGTCCAGAAGCTAGTACTTTAGAATCTGTAGAAGTTTTAAAAGGTAGTGCTGCCTTATTATATGGTGGTGTTACTGGTGGAGCCGTTATAAACATGGTTACCAAAAAACCACAATTTGAGTATGGAGGTCAGGTATCTATGCGTACAGGAAGTTATGATCAATATAAACCAATGGTAGATGTTTATGGTCCTATCTCTCAAAAACTAGCTTTTAGAGCGATTAGCACCTACGAAAAAGCAGGAAGTTTTAGAGATAATGTAAAGTCTAATCGTGTTTATGTAAATCCTTCCTTACTTTATAAAATAAGTGATAAAACAGATGTTTTGTTACAAGGTGATTATTTAAAAAGTGATTACACACCAGATTTCGGTGTAGGGTCTTTTGGTAGCAAAATTATAGATTTTGGCAGGAACAAATTTCTTAATACACCTTGGGCCTACAATAACACAAATACTATAACCAGCCAATTAAACGTAAACCATAAATTCAATGACGATTGGAAAATGAACGTTATAAGTTCATTTCAATCTTATGGCAGGGATTATTTTGGAGCAGAACGTCCTGCGGCAAATGCAGCAGGTGTTGTAGCTCGTAATTTAACAAGAGCTAAAACACAAGAATACACTTATAATCAACAAATAAATTTAACTGGTATATTTAATACTGGAAAAATTAAGCATACCGTATTAATTGGTTTGGATGCAGATCAATCAAGAGTTACAAGTAACGGTTTTAATTATGGTAAAAATGCAAATGGTACCGCAATTACCACATATAATTATGGTAACGTAAACCTACTTGATCCAAATACTTACTATGGCTCAGGTTTAATGCCAACTACTTTTAATATTAGCGAAACACTTACACCAGTTTATCGTTACGGGGCTTTTGTACAAGATTTAATCGAAATTACAAACAAATTTAAAGTATTAGCTGGCATTCGTTATACCGATCAAAAAAATGCTCCTACTAGAACTACTGTTTTCGAAACAGGGGCAGTAACACGTGCTGCAACTAAAATTGAAGATGCATTTTCTCCAAAATTTGCATTAATTTATCAGCCTCTACAATCTACATCATTATATGTGAGCTACGCCAATAATTTTATAGCTAATTCTGGAACTGATATTTTCCTTGCAGCTCTTCCCCCATCAATAGTTGATGATTATGAGTTTGGTATTAAAAACGACCTTTTTGGAGGTAGATTAACAGCTAATTTAGCAGTATATAGAAAAGTTAACAGCAACATCGCACAAACTGCAGAGTTTGATGCTCAAGGAAATATCAACTCAAACAGCAACATTAAACAATTAAATGGAACTACTAAAAGTGACGGGCTTGAGGCAGATTTAACAGGAACTATTTTACCTGGATTAAATTTTATTGCGGGATATAGCTATAACTTTATGCGCTACACCAACACTGCTCTAATTACAACAAACATAGTTCCTGCTCCAACACCTGCTAATCCAAATGCTACTACTACGGTTGTTTTATCAGGTATGTTAGAAGATGTACGCTTGGTAGGCACAACCAAACATACTGGTAACGCAACGCTATTTTACACTGTACAAGAAGGAAAAGCTAAGGGCTTAAAATTAGGAACTTCAGTTTTTTATACAGGAAAACGCAATGGCGGTTGGAATGATAATAAAGCTGCTACAACTTTACGTTTAATACCTTTAGATGCATTTACAACAGTTGATTTTTCTGCTGGGTATTCTTGGAGGAGCCTTTCATTATTGGCAAAAGTTTCAAACATTACAAATGCACTAAACTATTATGTGCACGAAAACTATAGCGTTAACCCTATTGCTCCTCGCCAATTCGTAACTACTCTTGCTTACAAGTTTAAGTAA
- the asnB gene encoding asparagine synthase (glutamine-hydrolyzing) encodes MSGITGFIDHNHKINEIDLAQSSATLLHRGGNGNGLIFDQKDHYTLGIAHQRLATVDLSKKASQPFTSNCGKYSITLDGTIFNYLELREALIKYGVIFSTLSDTEVILEGYKKWGYSCFEMLDGSFAFAIIDRKLNQLLIAKDEIGGKPIYYYKEKGFYAFASEIRALISYPSIKKEINKNAIPTFFRYGYFIGEETIYNNIYKLKKGTLTTIDIHSGNGYDTPLTRKQLIPSISESNHTEEQILDHVEDLLTESILKRNVADVSIGVLLSGGFDSAIVAAILQKNQTKRIKTYTVSYKNEKLDEALQARKVAEHLKTNHKEFYLDKVDAINMANNLPEVFDEPIGDSSAILLLFIANKVKDEVKVLLGSEGGDELFGGYRTYAKAIKINSLLSGNLPKLLKDALIKFLMKTQPKLKEVLEGEGLLNKYLAINACYSLNQIGKLLNVDADIPNKAKGNAQNIKDLLIHDLHNYLPNNIFLKNDKCFSHYGVDNRDALLKNELIVYLASLDSKWFIKEGEQKYLLKKITAKYIPSSFIANPKKGFVIPLAKWLKTILKPLVEEYLSEEKLKQHQLFNVKEALKIKSSFYANCTNYNAQRVWLLLQFQMWYYKWMV; translated from the coding sequence ATGAGTGGAATAACTGGATTTATAGACCATAATCACAAAATAAACGAAATAGATTTAGCACAATCATCTGCCACCCTCCTTCATCGTGGTGGTAATGGAAATGGGCTAATTTTCGACCAAAAGGATCATTATACTTTAGGTATTGCCCACCAACGTTTAGCAACCGTAGATTTAAGTAAAAAAGCTTCGCAACCATTTACCTCAAATTGCGGTAAATATAGTATTACATTAGATGGTACTATTTTTAATTATTTAGAGCTCAGAGAGGCCCTGATTAAATATGGTGTTATATTTTCTACGCTATCAGATACAGAGGTTATCTTAGAGGGATATAAAAAATGGGGTTACAGCTGTTTTGAAATGTTAGACGGCTCTTTTGCCTTTGCCATAATAGACAGAAAGTTAAACCAGTTGTTAATTGCTAAAGATGAAATTGGAGGCAAACCTATATACTATTATAAAGAAAAGGGATTTTATGCCTTTGCTTCAGAAATTAGAGCGCTAATTTCCTATCCATCAATAAAAAAGGAAATTAATAAAAATGCTATACCCACTTTTTTCAGGTATGGCTATTTTATTGGAGAAGAGACCATTTATAACAATATATATAAGCTTAAAAAAGGTACTTTAACCACAATTGACATTCATAGTGGCAATGGTTACGATACCCCTTTAACTAGAAAACAGCTTATTCCCTCAATTTCCGAAAGCAACCATACCGAAGAACAGATCCTAGATCATGTTGAAGATCTGTTAACAGAATCGATCTTAAAGAGAAATGTTGCTGATGTTTCTATTGGTGTTCTATTAAGTGGTGGTTTTGATAGCGCAATTGTAGCTGCTATTTTGCAAAAAAACCAGACAAAAAGAATAAAAACTTATACCGTAAGTTATAAAAATGAAAAGTTAGACGAAGCACTACAAGCAAGGAAAGTTGCCGAACATCTCAAAACAAATCATAAGGAGTTTTATCTAGACAAGGTTGATGCCATTAACATGGCCAACAACCTACCCGAAGTATTTGATGAACCAATAGGCGATAGTAGTGCTATACTCTTATTATTTATCGCCAATAAAGTTAAAGATGAGGTTAAAGTTTTATTAGGTTCTGAAGGTGGTGATGAATTATTTGGCGGCTACAGGACTTATGCAAAGGCAATTAAAATTAATTCCTTATTAAGTGGTAATCTTCCCAAATTACTTAAAGATGCTTTGATTAAATTCCTGATGAAAACTCAGCCTAAATTGAAAGAGGTTTTAGAAGGAGAAGGGCTATTAAATAAATATCTAGCTATTAATGCCTGTTATAGTTTAAATCAAATTGGAAAATTATTAAACGTAGATGCAGATATTCCAAATAAAGCTAAGGGCAATGCTCAAAACATTAAAGACTTACTCATTCATGATTTACACAATTATCTACCTAACAATATCTTTTTAAAAAACGATAAGTGTTTTTCTCATTATGGTGTAGATAATAGAGATGCCCTATTAAAAAATGAATTGATCGTTTATTTAGCATCATTAGATTCTAAATGGTTCATTAAAGAGGGGGAACAAAAATATTTACTTAAAAAAATCACTGCTAAATACATCCCTTCAAGCTTTATAGCTAACCCAAAAAAAGGTTTTGTAATTCCTTTGGCGAAGTGGCTAAAAACAATACTTAAACCATTAGTAGAAGAATACTTATCAGAAGAGAAATTGAAACAACATCAGTTATTCAATGTAAAAGAAGCATTAAAAATAAAGTCATCATTTTATGCCAATTGCACTAACTATAATGCACAAAGGGTTTGGTTATTATTACAATTTCAAATGTGGTATTATAAATGGATGGTATAA